The Pochonia chlamydosporia 170 chromosome 1, whole genome shotgun sequence genome window below encodes:
- a CDS encoding centromere protein Cenp-H (similar to Metarhizium robertsii ARSEF 23 XP_007820500.1) has translation MEPQDVSMVDEDEQRDQIEAQLPLSEDEQRVLDLYDQLQQMRLEIAIINAQSTYQPTTPRNDDASISEETQRDLLEARANFRLRNDVVESVMTANPILKAVHNGTNASPAERDLLPLIEQRDQSAIDVAKHATDAAFIRSDLTEVQSDTARVIRKNVALTATLFELAEEVKQKQASRLDDEETQEEIRRLEGVMKASRQRWRVIKGVASGVVAGSGVDWARDAKLREVVLDLDGDE, from the exons ATGGAACCTCAAGATGTATCCATGGTCGATGAAGACGAACAACGCGACCAAATCGAAGCACAATTACCTCTATCCGAAGATGAGCAGCGAGTATTGGATCTATACGACCAGCTCCAACAGATGAGACTAGAAATTGCAATTATAAACGCTCAATCAACATATCAACCAA caacacctcGCAATGACGATGCCTCCATATCCGAGGAAACTCAACGCGATCTCCTCGAAGCACGAGCAAACTTCCGGCTACGCAACGACGTAGTCGAATCCGTCATGACCGCCAACCCCATCCTCAAGGCCGTTCACAACGGCACAAACGCATCCCCTGCAGAACG CGACCTCCTCCCGCTGATAGAGCAGCGCGACCAATCCGCCATAGACGTCGCCAAGCACGCCACCGATGCTGCCTTCATCCGAAGCGACCTGACGGAAGTGCAGAGCGATACTGCCCGCGTCATTCGGAAGAACGTAGCTCTTACGGCGACCTTGTTCgagctggcggaggaggtgaagcagaagcaggcGAGTCGGCTGGATGACGAGGAGACGCAGGAGGAGATTAGGAGGCTGGAGGGGGTTATGAAGGCGAGCAGGCAGCGGTGGAGGGTGATTAAGGGTGTGGCgagtggtgttgttgctgggagTGGCGTGGATTGGGCGAGGGATGCGAAGCTGCGTGAGGTTGTGTTGGAtcttgatggtgatgaataG
- a CDS encoding nucleosome binding protein (similar to Metarhizium acridum CQMa 102 XP_007809555.1), whose protein sequence is MPKVKRGKKDDGKKKRGPKRGLSAYMFFANEQRENVRAENPNITFGQVGKVLGERWKALNDKQRAPYEAKAAADKKRYEDEKAAFQAEDDSN, encoded by the exons ATGCCTAAGGTTAAGCGCGGCAAGAAGGACGACGGCAAGAAGA AGCGCGGTCCCAAGCGTGGTCTCTCTGCCTACATGTTCTTCGCCAATGAGCAGCGTGAGAACGTCCGTGCTGAGAATCCCAACATTACCTTTGGTCAGGTTGGTAAGGTTCTCGGTGAGCGCTGGAAGGCCCTGAACGACAAGCAGCGTGCCCCAtacgaggccaaggctgctgccgaCAAGAAGAGatatgaggatgagaaggccgCTTTCCAG GCCGAGGATGACTCCAACTAA
- a CDS encoding phosphoglucomutase (similar to Aspergillus terreus NIH2624 XP_001213902.1) translates to MDVKTVEFKPFQDQKPGTSGLRKKVTVFQQPHYSEAFVASILLSIPEGVEGSFLVIGGDGRYWNPEVVQLIAKISAAYGVKKLLIGQNGILSTPAASHVIRLRKATGGILLTASHNPGGPKNDFGIKYNLANGGPAPESVTNKIYETSKTLTSYKLASIPDIDIATIGTNTYGSLEVEIIDSTADYVTMLKDIFDFDTIKKFFSSHPDFKILFDGLHGVTGPYGKAIFEKELGLTGATQNCVPSPDFNGGHPDPNLTYAHSLVEVVDKNNIPFGAASDGDGDRNMIYGANAFVSPGDSLAIIAHHAKLIPYFQKNGVNGLARSMPTSGAVDLVAKAQKLDCYEVPTGWKFFCALFDAKKLSICGEESFGTGSDHIREKDGLWAIVAWLNIIAGIGVQNPGVTPSIKQIQKDFWTQYGRTFFTRYDYENVDSDGANKVVGELQNLVADPKFVGSKIGDRTVTKAGNFSYTDLDGSVSSNQGLYACFSSGSRIVVRLSGTGSSGATIRLYIEQHTSDPSKYDLDAQDFLKAEVTFATELLKFKEHVGRDEPDVKT, encoded by the exons ATGGATGTCAAGACTGTCGAATTCAAGCCCTTCCAGGACCAGAAGCCTGGCAC ATCCGGTCTTCGCAAGAAGGTTACTGTTTTCCAGCAGCCTCATTACAGCGAAGCTTTCGTTGCAAGCATTCTGTTGTCTATTCCCGAAGGCGTTGAAG GTTCTTTCCTAGTCATCGGTGGCGATGGCCGATACTGGAACCCCGAGGTGGTTCAATTGATTGCCAAAATCAGCGCTGCTTATGGTGTCAAGAAGCTCCTTATCGGACAGAATGGTATTCTGTCAACTCCCGCGGCCAGCCATGTCATTCGACTTCGAAAGGCGACTGGCGGCATCTTGCTCACCGCCAGCCACAACCCAGGCG GCCCCAAGAACgactttggcatcaagtACAACCTTGCCAATGGCGGCCCTGCCCCCGAGTCGGTGACCAACAAAATCTATGAAACTTCGAAGACCCTCACCTCATACAAGCTGGCTTCAATTCCAGATATCGACATCGCTACCATTGGTACAAACACCTATGGCTCGCTCGAGGTTGAAATCATCGACAGCACCGCCGACTACGTCACCATGCTCAAGGACATCTTCGACTTCGACACCATCAAGAAGTTCTTCTCATCGCACCCAGACTTCAAAATCCTCTTTGACGGTCTCCACGGCGTCACTGGTCCCTACGGAAAGGCCATCTTCGAAAAGGAACTCGGTCTCACTGGCGCCACGCAAAACTGCGTACCTAGCCCCGACTTCAACGGCGGTCACCCAGACCCCAACCTCACCTATGCCCACTCCCTCGTCGAGGTCGtcgacaagaacaacatccCCTTTGGCGCTGCTTCCGACGGCGACGGTGACCGCAACATGATCTACGGCGCCAACGCCTTCGTATCCCCCGGTGATtccctcgccatcatcgcccaccacgccaaactcatcccCTACTTCCAGAAGAACGGCGTCAACGGCCTCGCTCGCTCCATGCCCACCTCCGGTGCGGTCGATCTCGTCGCAAAAGCCCAGAAACTTGACTGTTACGAGGTGCCTACCGGCTGGAAATTCTTCTGCGCCCTCTTCGACGCCAAGAAGCTGTCCATCTGTGGTGAGGAGAGCTTCGGAACCGGCAGCGACCATATCCGTGAGAAGGACGGCCTCTGGGCCATCGTCGCCTGGCTCAACATCATTGCCGGCATTGGCGTTCAGAACCCCGGCGTCACACCATCTATCAAGCAGATCCAAAAGGACTTCTGGACCCAGTACGGCCGTACATTCTTCACACGCTACGACTATGAAAATGTCGACTCAGATGGCGCCAACAAGGTCGTTGGCGAACTGCAGAATCTCGTCGCCGATCCCAAGTTTGTCGGTAGCAAAATTGGAG ACCGCACCGTCACAAAGGCAGGCAACTTCTCGTACACTGATCTCGACGGCTCCGTCTCCTCCAACCAAGGTCTATACGCATGCTTCTCATCCGGTAGCCGCATCGTCGTCCGTCTCTCTGGAACGGGCTCCTCAGGCGCCACTATCCGCCTGTATATTGAGCAGCATACCAGCGACCCGTCGAAATATGACTTGGATGCGCAGGATTTCCTCAAGGCAGAAGTCACATTTGCCACGGAGCTGCTCAAGTTTAAGGAGCATGTTGGCCGGGATGAACCCGACGTGAAGACCTGA
- a CDS encoding RNA exonuclease Rex2 (similar to Cordyceps militaris CM01 XP_006667494.1) codes for MASGLVAPHSGVTDDPLVWIDCEMTGLNPDTEEIIEIYCIITTGNLEVMDQEGYHAVIHLPAARLDQMDEWCTRTHGNSGLTGAVLASTTTPEEAADGLYDYIRKFIPEKRKALLAGNSVHADRAFLRKQPYDKVIDHLHYRILDISAIKEAGRRWCPREVMDQAPAKKGRHLARDDILESIEEAKYYRDAIFRRGL; via the exons ATGGCGTCCGGACTTGTCGCCCCGCATTCGGGTGTAACTGATGATCCTCTTGTCTGGATTGATTGCGAG ATGACAGGGCTGAACCCAGACACGGAAGAAATTATTGAAATATATTGCATTATCACCACGGGAAACCTGGAAGTGATGGACCAAGAAGGCTATCACGCAGTCATTCACCTTCCTGCCGCCCGGCTGGACCAGATGGATGAATGGTGTACTCGCACACATGGCAACTCTGGACTGACCGGTGCCGTTCtggcatcaacgacaacgCCGGAAGAGGCTGCTGATGGGCTGTACGACTACATTAGAAAGTTCATACCCGAAAAGCGCAAAGCTTTGCTCGCCGGGAACAGCGTCCATGCTGATAGAGCGTTTTTGCGTAAACAGCCTTACGACAAGGTAATCGATCACCTACACTACCGTATCCTGGACATAAGCGCCATCAAGGAAGCTGGTCGGAGGTGGTGTCCACGGGAGGTGATGGACCAGGCGCCTGCAAAGAAGGGAAGACATTTGGCCAGAGACGATATTCTGGAGAGTATAGAAGAGGCCAAGTATTATCGGGATGCTATTTTTCGGCGAGGATTGTAA
- a CDS encoding streptomycin biosynthesis protein StrI (similar to Pyrenophora tritici-repentis Pt-1C-BFP XP_001938643.1) codes for MAGVVDPELANKATTTLEKPEMSQTPPRFIIIGAGSRGNAYANAIEKVSNGVVAAVCEPLKFKRETMGRKYIWGENGSPQEGQSFSSWNEFVGYEKDRRKRAAAGEKVPEGVDGAFVCVLDDMHREVVVALAELDLHIMCEKPLATNMDDCLAMYKAVKPLKGSKIFSIGHVLRYSPHNLMLRKLLVDEQVIGDVNSVVHTEPVGWWHFAHSFVRGNWRNDKTSAPSLLTKSCHDIDLLLWLVSAPAKAGQGEPHLPDYITSTGGVQFFKKSRKPAAAGNATNCMKCPLGDSGCKFSAKNIYMGDRVGLARGNTKWPIDIVVHDIEDYKTTEERMEVMAKALSEDWDETTPKEVVSKRQWYGRCVYETDNNVCDEQFVTITWPESVRPAKRVTFHMSAQTKRQCERVSTFYGEHGEIHADSRKIVVDNFATGEVKTYEPTTTDLGHGGGDTGLAQQFVLACDKVKNHGWDGEKAQNEFVGCTLEDVIRSHALVFAAEDARVNKKIVDWQQWWDDNVTKAISA; via the coding sequence atggctggCGTCGTCGATCCAGAGCTTGCCAACAAGGCGACCACGACACTCGAGAAACCCGAGATGTCTCAAACCCCACCAcgcttcatcatcatcggtgCAGGGTCCCGAGGCAATGCCTATGCCAACGCCATCGAAAAGGTCAGCAATGGAGTAGTGGCCGCAGTTTGTGAGCCCCTGAAGTTCAAGCGAGAGACCATGGGCCGGAAGTACATCTGGGGTGAGAACGGCAGCCCTCAGGAGGGACAGTCCTTCAGCAGCTGGAACGAGTTTGTGGGCTACGAAAAGGACCGCCGAAAGCGTGCTGCTGCCGGCGAGAAAGTCCCCGAGGGTGTCGATGGCGCATTTGTTTGTGTGCTCGACGATATGCACAGAGAGGTCGTCGTCGCTCTCGCTGAGCTGGATCTGCACATCATGTGTGAGAAGCCCCTTGCCACCAACATGGACGACTGCTTGGCCATGTACAAGGCTGTGAAGCCCCTGAAAGGATCCAAAATCTTCTCCATCGGACACGTTCTGAGATACAGCCCTCACAACTTGATGTTGCGAAAGCTGCTCGTCGACGAGCAAGTCATCGGCGACGTGAACAGCGTTGTTCACACCGAGCCCGTTGGATGGTGGCATTTCGCCCATTCTTTTGTCAGAGGAAACTGGAGAAACGACAAGACTTCCGCCCCATCTCTGCTAACCAAGAGTTGTCACGATATCGACCTCTTGCTCTGGCTTGTTTCGGCACCTGCCAAGGCCGGTCAAGGAGAACCACATCTGCCGGACTACATCACATCAACCGGCGGAGTCCAATTCTTCAAGAAGAGCCGCAAGCCAGCCGCCGCCGGAAATGCCACCAACTGCATGAAATGCCCCCTCGGAGACTCGGGGTGCAAGTTCTCCGCCAAGAACATCTACATGGGTGACAGAGTTGGTCTCGCCCGCGGGAACACCAAATGGCCCATCGACATTGTCGTCCACGACATTGAGGACTACAAGACAACCGAAGAGCGGATGGAggtcatggccaaggccCTGAGTGAAGACTGGGACGAGACCACCCCCAAGGAAGTGGTCAGCAAACGACAGTGGTACGGCCGCTGTGTCTACGAAACCGACAACAATGTCTGTGACGAGCAGTTCGTCACCATCACCTGGCCCGAGAGTGTCCGTCCCGCCAAGCGCGTCACCTTCCACATGTCAGCCCAGACGAAGAGACAGTGCGAGCGTGTAAGCACATTCTACGGCGAACACGGCGAAATTCACGCCGACTCGAGAAAGATTGTCGTGGACAACTTTGCCACGGGTGAGGTCAAGACCTATGAGCCTACAACTACTGATCTCGGCCACGGCGGTGGTGATACCGGTCTCGCACAGCAGTTCGTCTTGGCGTGtgacaaggtcaagaaccatggatgggatggagaGAAGGCTCAAAACGAGTTTGTAGGATGTACACTCGAGGACGTCATTCGTAGCCACGCCTTGGTATTCGCTGCAGAGGACGCCAGAGTGAATAAGAAGATTGTCGACTGGCAACAATGGTGGGACGACAATGTTACCAAGGCTATTAGTGCGTAA